In Ammoniphilus oxalaticus, a single genomic region encodes these proteins:
- a CDS encoding EVE domain-containing protein: protein MSGSNYLFITKPTTWERLVKDPNKFWPVNARNSRTLSGLEKGNEIIIYLTQKSVIAGIAEVTEELKGTNKPFIIAGDIYEYYLTMNYKFILDKNHLIPMKSVLNELDITKGLKNWGAGFQRSNRRLSDSDFRLLKEKIINNFEKQSTEGTTD, encoded by the coding sequence TTGAGTGGAAGCAATTATTTATTTATAACTAAACCAACAACGTGGGAAAGGCTCGTCAAGGATCCAAATAAGTTTTGGCCTGTAAATGCAAGGAACTCTAGAACACTAAGTGGGTTAGAAAAAGGGAATGAGATAATTATATATTTAACCCAAAAAAGTGTGATAGCGGGCATAGCTGAGGTTACAGAAGAGTTAAAAGGAACTAATAAACCGTTTATTATAGCCGGAGATATTTACGAATATTATCTCACAATGAATTATAAATTTATTTTGGATAAAAATCATCTCATTCCAATGAAATCTGTTCTTAATGAACTTGATATTACAAAAGGTTTGAAGAATTGGGGAGCAGGTTTTCAGAGGTCAAATAGGAGACTTTCTGATTCTGACTTTAGACTTTTGAAAGAGAAAATTATTAATAATTTTGAAAAACAATCAACGGAGGGAACAACAGATTGA